One Mycolicibacterium goodii genomic region harbors:
- a CDS encoding DUF5718 family protein, translated as MIDIDLTEVRNWFGFGVAGNFAGHLEQAGEASDFTKVVTEGYAPKGIFPWYAPGRDDFLGQFPLSTDSIKLPADDEGFDGPLNLQIEPEVGVACHVVWNGDTVVRLEPFALGAFNDCSIRRPGAPKISHKKNWGPSSKGVAPKFFDISDLTPDGPTATMRLVCYLREDGGQQHAYGVDSPLVGYSYYGEVLLDWIVERLANQKGSADTPLEDVGALMVASGHPENVLIGIGATRYTPLGESTYLKPGDEAIVRVYDSASSEASELRQIVTTA; from the coding sequence ATGATCGACATCGACCTCACCGAAGTACGCAACTGGTTCGGCTTCGGCGTCGCGGGCAACTTCGCCGGACACCTCGAACAGGCCGGGGAGGCAAGCGATTTCACCAAGGTGGTGACAGAGGGGTACGCGCCGAAGGGCATCTTCCCGTGGTACGCGCCCGGCCGTGACGACTTCCTCGGGCAGTTCCCGCTGTCCACCGACAGCATCAAACTGCCGGCGGACGACGAGGGCTTCGACGGGCCGCTCAACCTGCAGATCGAACCGGAGGTCGGGGTGGCGTGCCACGTGGTGTGGAACGGCGACACGGTGGTGCGGCTGGAGCCGTTCGCGCTCGGCGCGTTCAACGACTGCTCGATCCGCAGGCCGGGCGCACCGAAGATCAGCCACAAGAAGAACTGGGGACCGTCGTCGAAGGGCGTGGCGCCGAAGTTCTTCGACATCAGCGATCTGACGCCGGACGGCCCGACCGCGACCATGCGGCTGGTGTGCTACCTGCGGGAGGACGGCGGCCAGCAGCACGCGTACGGCGTCGACTCGCCGCTGGTGGGCTACTCGTATTACGGCGAGGTGCTGCTGGACTGGATCGTCGAGCGGCTGGCGAACCAGAAGGGGTCGGCCGACACGCCGCTGGAGGACGTGGGAGCGCTGATGGTGGCCAGCGGGCACCCGGAGAACGTGCTGATCGGCATCGGCGCGACGCGGTACACGCCGCTGGGGGAGTCGACCTACCTGAAGCCCGGCGACGAGGCCATCGTGCGCGTCTACGACAGCGCCTCCAGCGAAGCCTCGGAACTGCGTCAGATCGTCACGACCGCCTGA